In one Culex quinquefasciatus strain JHB chromosome 2, VPISU_Cqui_1.0_pri_paternal, whole genome shotgun sequence genomic region, the following are encoded:
- the LOC6033117 gene encoding CD109 antigen isoform X5 codes for MGHLDVAHLRMATSAVICLALVSVCSAEGFYSIVASNLLRPNSEYHVSVNNLNIADTVRFRITLNNTDTGVPVASEDVNLGPGESRLIPFSIGDIPQAEYGLTAEGLSGFTFRNETRITYQAKSFSVLVQTDKAIYKPGDTVRFRVLVLDPNTKPLQKVDTIKVHITDGKSNRIKQWSDAKLVKGVFESELALSSAPVLGRWMVNVEVLEKTTTKEFEVDEYVLPKFEVTIESPGITTFKDGKVKAIVRAKYTYGKPVKGEATVSAYPDFRFHYVQPFERDVITRKTVPVDGKGSVEFELRDEIKLEGDYTRDIVIEAVVEEELTGRKQNATTKVKIYDKRYKMELIKSADKFKPGLPYTAWLKASFQDGAPIQDSVNQVEVTQESGWPERNTTKRSYTLDQNGMAKLVVNTDIEADYVEFKAEYLGSVFYLGSISKGWVKTNAYVRAKVLTEVPTINKDVTVDVSATVPMKYFSYQVLGRGDVIVGGTIPVPDRTLHTFRFPASFAMVPRAKLVVSFVQDDGELVSDSVEIEFGNDLQNFLKVTLSKAESKPGEDVDIVVNTNPDSYVGLLGVDQSVLLLKSGNDITSGQVFDELKMYEQPSYGYYRRKRFAPWRHYNTYDDFNDVGATIMTNANEPPQPSWIAYDRIMPLSVGAAGVPAAAFAGVAVPIASAAPMPVNEVVVRKSFPESWIWEDFSNDSFSGQKTITKKVPDTITSWIITGFSVNPVYGLGLTQQPRKLNVFLPFFVSTNLPYSVKRGEIVSIPVVIFNYMESGQTAEVTFDNSEYEFEFADVENEIHENSKAETSRKKTVEVPSNSGRTVSFMIRPTKLGHITIKVTATTALAGDGVERQLLVEPEGLPQFVNKAAFVDMRSAPEVMKNFTVEVPKNAVPDSTRVEVSVIGDVLGSTVQNLDSLIRMPYGCGEQNMLNFVPNIVVLDYLKGTDQLTSKIEQKAKKFMESGYQRELTYRHDDGSFSAFGNSDPKGSTWLTAFVARSFKQAASHISVEEAIIDKALEWLSDQQASNGSFPEVGKVSHKDMQGGSGEGIALTAYTLIAFLENRNLLPKYQNIVNKAVDYVARNIDGLNDVYALAIAAYALQLADHSSKDFTLSQLDGKATTDGDTKWWHKPIPESDSKNPWYGKPNSVNVEMSSYAMLSFLEAGLDTDALPIMKWLISQRNDKGGFQSTQDTVVGLQALAKLAAKISSKNNDVTIVVSYNENQQREIKVNSENNLILQKFELPSTAKNVDIKATGRGFAIVSLGYKYNMNVTGEWPRFVLDPQVNKNSNQDYLHLSVCTSFVPTTGQNSSNMAVMEVGFPSGFTADSDTLPSLENMDYIKKVELKDGDTIVVLYFDSLDRNELCPTISAFRTHKVAKQKPAPVVIYDYYDNSRIARQFYDGPKSTVCDICENEDCGESCSIRSQKQRSPKDDNGTADVRAVSGAVTVGALSTMHVLVAVLLLKMFY; via the exons atttTATTCAATTGTTGCCTCAAATCTGCTGCGACCAAATTCTGAATACCACGTGTcggttaacaatttgaacatcGCAGACACCGTCCGATTTCGGATTACCCTGAACAACACCGACACTGGAGTGCCCGTGGCCAGCGAGGATGTGAATCTAGGCCCCGGAGAGTCTCGCCTGATTCCGTTCAGC ATTGGTGATATTCCTCAGGCCGAGTACGGCCTAACTGCCGAAGGGTTATCTGGGTTCACGTTCAGGAACGAAACCAGAATCACGTACCAGGCAAAGAGCTTCTCCGTGTTGGTGCAAACCGATAAGGCAATCTACAAGCCCGGTGATACGGTGCGATTCCGGGTGTTGGTTTTGGATCCGAACACAAAACCGCTGCAGAAGGTGGACACCATCAAGGTGCACATTACGGACGGCAAGAGCAACCGGATCAAGCAGTGGAGCGATGCAAAGTTGGTAAAGGGCGTTTTCGAGTCGGAACTGGCACTTTCCAGCGCTCCGGTGCTGGGTCGTTGGATGGTCAATGTGGAGGTATTGGAGAAGACCACTACGAAGGAGTTTGAGGTAGACGAGTACGTGCTGCCCAAGTTTGAAGTTACCATCGAGTCTCCCGGGATAACGACGTTCAAGGATGGCAAAGTTAAGGCGATTGTGCGAGCCAAGTACACGTACGGAAAGCCTGTGAAAGGAGAAGCTACCGTTTCGGCATATCCCGATTTCCGGTTCCATTATGTGCAACCGTTTGAACGTGATGTTATCACCAGGAAGACCGTCCCAGTAGATGGCAAGGGATCGGTGGAATTCGAGCTACGTGACGAAATCAAGCTTGAGGGTGATTACACAAGAGACATTGTGATCGAGGCTGTTGTTGAGGAGGAGTTGACGGGCCGTAAGCAGAATGCTACAACAAAGGTTAAGATTTACGACAAAAGGTACAAAATGGAACTGATTAAGTCTGCGGACAAGTTTAAGCCCGGACTACCGTACACTGCATGGTTGAAGGCTAGTTTCCAAGATGGAGCACCGATTCAGGACAGCGTTAATCAGGTAGAGGTTACACAAGAGTCAGGATGGCCAGAACGCAACACCACGAAACGTAGCTATACTCTGGACCAAAACGGAATGGCCAAGCTGGTGGTGAACACGGACATCGAAGCGGATTATGTTGAGTTTAAGGCAGAATATTTGGGATCTGTGTTCTACCTGGGATCGATTTCGAAGGGTTGGGTGAAAACAAATGCCTATGTCCGTGCAAAGGTCCTGACAGAAGTGCCCACCATCAACAAGGACGTTACCGTTGATGTCTCGGCTACGGTTCCGATGAAGTACTTTAGCTACCAAGTGTTGGGTCGGGGGGATGTTATTGTCGGTGGAACCATTCCCGTTCCGGATCGCACCCTGCACACCTTCCGCTTCCCGGCCAGCTTTGCGATGGTTCCCCGGGCAAAGTTGGTTGTCTCTTTCGTTCAGGACGATGGTGAGCTTGTCAGCGATAGCGTCGAAATTGAATTTGGCAATGATTTGCAGAATTTC CTTAAAGTTACACTTTCCAAGGCCGAATCGAAGCCGGGCGAGGATGTTGACATTGTGGTGAACACGAACCCGGACTCGTACGTGGGATTGCTTGGTGTTGACCAGAGTGTCCTGCTGCTAAAGAGCGGTAATGACATTACCAGCGGGCAGGTGTTTGACGAGCTAAAGATGTACGAACAGCCCAGCTACGGATATTACAGGAGGAAGCGTTTCGCTCCGTGGCGCCACTATAATACCTACGATGATTTCAAT gATGTAGGAGCAACCATTATGACCAACGCCAATGAACCTCCAC AACCATCATGGATAGCATACGATAGGATAATGCCACTAAGTGTCGGGGCTGCTGGCGTTCCCGCAGCTGCATTTGCTGGTGTCGCAGTACCAATCGCAAGTGCTGCTCCCATGCCGGTCAATGAGGTTGTCGTAAGGAAATCTTTCCCAGAGTCGTGGATTTGGGAGGACTTCTCAAATGACAG CTTTAGCGGCCAAAAGACCATCACCAAAAAGGTTCCGGACACGATCACCTCCTGGATCATCACCGGTTTCTCGGTGAATCCCGTCTACGGTCTCGGATTGACCCAACAACCACGCAAGCTGAATGTGTTCTTGCCGTTCTTCGTGTCCACCAATCTGCCGTACTCGGTGAAGCGTGGTGAGATCGTATCCATCCCGGTGGTCATCTTCAACTACATGGAATCGGGCCAGACTGCAGAGGTAACGTTCGACAACAGCGAGTACGAGTTCGAGTTTGCCGATGTGGAGaacgaaattcatgaaaattcga AAGCGGAAACGTCCCGCAAAAAGACCGTCGAGGTGCCGTCCAACAGTGGCCGCACGGTTTCGTTCATGATTCGACCGACCAAGCTGGGACACATCACGATCAAGGTAACCGCCACGACGGCACTGGCTGGTGATGGAGTTGAGAGACAGCTGCTCGTAGAACCGGAGGGACTTCCGCAGTTCGTGAACAAGGCCGCGTTCGTTGATATGCGATCGGCTCCGGAAGTGATGAAGAACTTTACCGTCGAGGTGCCGAAAAATGCCGTGCCTGATTCGACGCGCGTCGAGGTGTCGGTGATTG GTGACGTGCTGGGATCTACCGTGCAGAACCTCGACTCGCTCATCCGAATGCCGTATGGATGTGGTGAGCAGAACATGCTGAACTTTGTTCCGAACATTGTCGTTCTGGATTATCTGAAGGGAACGGATCAGTTGACCAGCAAGATTGAGCAGAAGGCAAAGAAGTTTATGGAGTCCGGCTATCAGCGAGAGTTGACCTACCGACACGATGATGGATCGTTCAGTGCGTTTGGAAATTCAGATCCTAAGGGTAGCACGTGGTTGACGGCGTTTGTTGCCCGTTCGTTCAAGCAGGCTGCCAGCCATATCAGTGTCGAGGAAGCGATCATCGATAAGGCTTTGGAATGGCTGAGCGACCAACAGGCCTCCAACGGAAGCTTCCCAGAGGTTGGTAAGGTTTCGCACAAGGATATGCAGGGAGGATCTGGCGAGGGAATCGCATTGACCGCTTACACGCTGATCGCGTTCTTGGAAAACAGGAATCTGCTTCCGAAGTATCAGAACATCGTGAACAAGGCAGTGGATTACGTTGCACGTAATATCGATGGATTGAACGACGTTTATGCTCTAGCAATTGCCGCCTATGCGCTGCAGTTGGCTGATCACAGCTCGAAGGACTTTACCCTGTCGCAGTTGGACGGCAAGGCCACAACCGATGGAGACACCAAGTGGTGGCATAAACCAATCCCGGAAAGCGACAGCAAGAATCCTTGGTACGGAAAGCCAAACTCGGTGAATGTGGAGATGAGTTCTTACGCCATGCTATCGTTCTTGGAGGCCGGTTTGGACACTGATGCGTTGCCAATTATGAAGTGGCTGATCAGTCAGCGTAACGACAAGGGTGGATTCCAGTCGACCCAAGATACGGTCGTTGGACTGCAAGCTTTGGCCAAATTAGCTGCAAAGATCTCCTCAAAGAACAACGATGTTACGATCGTTGTTTCGTACAATGAAAACCAGCAACGTGAGATCAAGGTGAACTCCGAGAATAACCTGATCCTGCAAAAGTTTGAGCTTCCTTCCACTGCGAAAAATGTAGACATCAAGGCCACTGGACGTGGATTTGCTATCGTGTCGCTGGGATACAAGTACAATATGAACGTAACTGGAGAATGGCCACGTTTTGTGCTGGATCCTCAGGTGAATAAGAACTCCAATCAAGACTATCTTCATTTGTCGGTTTGCACTAGTTTTGTTCCGACGACGGGCCAAAACAGTTCCAACATGGCAGTCATGGAGGTTGGTTTCCCAAGTGGGTTCACCGCAGATTCGGATACGCTACCGTCGCTGGAGAACATGGACTACATCAAG AAAGTGGAACTGAAGGACGGCGACACGATCGTGGTACTCTACTTTGACAGTTTGGACCGTAACGAGTTGTGCCCAACGATTTCAGCGTTCCGGACGCACAAGGTAGCCAAGCagaagcctgctccggtggtcATCTACGATTACTACGACAACT CTCGTATCGCTCGCCAGTTCTACGATGGACCCAAGTCGACGGTGTGCGACATCTGCGAGAATGAAGACTGTGGCGAGTCGTGCTCGATCCGGTCACAGAAGCAGCGTTCTCCCAAGGATGACAACGGCACTGCGGATGTTAGGGCAGTTAGTGGTGCTGTTACAGTTGGTGCGTTGTCCACGATGCATGTGTTGGTGGCTGTTTTATTGCTGAAAATGTTTTACTAA
- the LOC6033117 gene encoding CD109 antigen isoform X4, translating to MGHLDVAHLRMATSAVICLALVSVCSAEGFYSIVASNLLRPNSEYHVSVNNLNIADTVRFRITLNNTDTGVPVASEDVNLGPGESRLIPFSIGDIPQAEYGLTAEGLSGFTFRNETRITYQAKSFSVLVQTDKAIYKPGDTVRFRVLVLDPNTKPLQKVDTIKVHITDGKSNRIKQWSDAKLVKGVFESELALSSAPVLGRWMVNVEVLEKTTTKEFEVDEYVLPKFEVTIESPGITTFKDGKVKAIVRAKYTYGKPVKGEATVSAYPDFRFHYVQPFERDVITRKTVPVDGKGSVEFELRDEIKLEGDYTRDIVIEAVVEEELTGRKQNATTKVKIYDKRYKMELIKSADKFKPGLPYTAWLKASFQDGAPIQDSVNQVEVTQESGWPERNTTKRSYTLDQNGMAKLVVNTDIEADYVEFKAEYLGSVFYLGSISKGWVKTNAYVRAKVLTEVPTINKDVTVDVSATVPMKYFSYQVLGRGDVIVGGTIPVPDRTLHTFRFPASFAMVPRAKLVVSFVQDDGELVSDSVEIEFGNDLQNFLKVTLSKAESKPGEDVDIVVNTNPDSYVGLLGVDQSVLLLKSGNDITSGQVFDELKMYEQPSYGYYRRKRFAPWRHYNTYDDFNDVGATIMTNANEPPHKFAYPVAFFGTGLTPIPAPYFPSTNRPIISTPANSQASNVGSDIIVTVRKQFPESWIWENDSNFSGQKTITKKVPDTITSWIITGFSVNPVYGLGLTQQPRKLNVFLPFFVSTNLPYSVKRGEIVSIPVVIFNYMESGQTAEVTFDNSEYEFEFADVENEIHENSKAETSRKKTVEVPSNSGRTVSFMIRPTKLGHITIKVTATTALAGDGVERQLLVEPEGLPQFVNKAAFVDMRSAPEVMKNFTVEVPKNAVPDSTRVEVSVIGDVLGSTVQNLDSLIRMPYGCGEQNMLNFVPNIVVLDYLKGTDQLTSKIEQKAKKFMESGYQRELTYRHDDGSFSAFGNSDPKGSTWLTAFVARSFKQAASHISVEEAIIDKALEWLSDQQASNGSFPEVGKVSHKDMQGGSGEGIALTAYTLIAFLENRNLLPKYQNIVNKAVDYVARNIDGLNDVYALAIAAYALQLADHSSKDFTLSQLDGKATTDGDTKWWHKPIPESDSKNPWYGKPNSVNVEMSSYAMLSFLEAGLDTDALPIMKWLISQRNDKGGFQSTQDTVVGLQALAKLAAKISSKNNDVTIVVSYNENQQREIKVNSENNLILQKFELPSTAKNVDIKATGRGFAIVSLGYKYNMNVTGEWPRFVLDPQVNKNSNQDYLHLSVCTSFVPTTGQNSSNMAVMEVGFPSGFTADSDTLPSLENMDYIKKVELKDGDTIVVLYFDSLDRNELCPTISAFRTHKVAKQKPAPVVIYDYYDNSRIARQFYDGPKSTVCDICENEDCGESCSIRSQKQRSPKDDNGTADVRAVSGAVTVGALSTMHVLVAVLLLKMFY from the exons atttTATTCAATTGTTGCCTCAAATCTGCTGCGACCAAATTCTGAATACCACGTGTcggttaacaatttgaacatcGCAGACACCGTCCGATTTCGGATTACCCTGAACAACACCGACACTGGAGTGCCCGTGGCCAGCGAGGATGTGAATCTAGGCCCCGGAGAGTCTCGCCTGATTCCGTTCAGC ATTGGTGATATTCCTCAGGCCGAGTACGGCCTAACTGCCGAAGGGTTATCTGGGTTCACGTTCAGGAACGAAACCAGAATCACGTACCAGGCAAAGAGCTTCTCCGTGTTGGTGCAAACCGATAAGGCAATCTACAAGCCCGGTGATACGGTGCGATTCCGGGTGTTGGTTTTGGATCCGAACACAAAACCGCTGCAGAAGGTGGACACCATCAAGGTGCACATTACGGACGGCAAGAGCAACCGGATCAAGCAGTGGAGCGATGCAAAGTTGGTAAAGGGCGTTTTCGAGTCGGAACTGGCACTTTCCAGCGCTCCGGTGCTGGGTCGTTGGATGGTCAATGTGGAGGTATTGGAGAAGACCACTACGAAGGAGTTTGAGGTAGACGAGTACGTGCTGCCCAAGTTTGAAGTTACCATCGAGTCTCCCGGGATAACGACGTTCAAGGATGGCAAAGTTAAGGCGATTGTGCGAGCCAAGTACACGTACGGAAAGCCTGTGAAAGGAGAAGCTACCGTTTCGGCATATCCCGATTTCCGGTTCCATTATGTGCAACCGTTTGAACGTGATGTTATCACCAGGAAGACCGTCCCAGTAGATGGCAAGGGATCGGTGGAATTCGAGCTACGTGACGAAATCAAGCTTGAGGGTGATTACACAAGAGACATTGTGATCGAGGCTGTTGTTGAGGAGGAGTTGACGGGCCGTAAGCAGAATGCTACAACAAAGGTTAAGATTTACGACAAAAGGTACAAAATGGAACTGATTAAGTCTGCGGACAAGTTTAAGCCCGGACTACCGTACACTGCATGGTTGAAGGCTAGTTTCCAAGATGGAGCACCGATTCAGGACAGCGTTAATCAGGTAGAGGTTACACAAGAGTCAGGATGGCCAGAACGCAACACCACGAAACGTAGCTATACTCTGGACCAAAACGGAATGGCCAAGCTGGTGGTGAACACGGACATCGAAGCGGATTATGTTGAGTTTAAGGCAGAATATTTGGGATCTGTGTTCTACCTGGGATCGATTTCGAAGGGTTGGGTGAAAACAAATGCCTATGTCCGTGCAAAGGTCCTGACAGAAGTGCCCACCATCAACAAGGACGTTACCGTTGATGTCTCGGCTACGGTTCCGATGAAGTACTTTAGCTACCAAGTGTTGGGTCGGGGGGATGTTATTGTCGGTGGAACCATTCCCGTTCCGGATCGCACCCTGCACACCTTCCGCTTCCCGGCCAGCTTTGCGATGGTTCCCCGGGCAAAGTTGGTTGTCTCTTTCGTTCAGGACGATGGTGAGCTTGTCAGCGATAGCGTCGAAATTGAATTTGGCAATGATTTGCAGAATTTC CTTAAAGTTACACTTTCCAAGGCCGAATCGAAGCCGGGCGAGGATGTTGACATTGTGGTGAACACGAACCCGGACTCGTACGTGGGATTGCTTGGTGTTGACCAGAGTGTCCTGCTGCTAAAGAGCGGTAATGACATTACCAGCGGGCAGGTGTTTGACGAGCTAAAGATGTACGAACAGCCCAGCTACGGATATTACAGGAGGAAGCGTTTCGCTCCGTGGCGCCACTATAATACCTACGATGATTTCAAT gATGTAGGAGCAACCATTATGACCAACGCCAATGAACCTCCAC ATAAGTTTGCATACCCCGTTGCCTTTTTTGGGACCGGGTTGACACCGATTCCTGCTCCATACTTTCCATCAACAAACAGACCTATTATTAGCACCCCAGCGAACTCGCAGGCAAGCAATGTCGGGTCGGATATAATTGTAACGGTTCGAAAACAGTTCCCCGAGTCCTGGATTTGGGAAAACGATTCAAA CTTTAGCGGCCAAAAGACCATCACCAAAAAGGTTCCGGACACGATCACCTCCTGGATCATCACCGGTTTCTCGGTGAATCCCGTCTACGGTCTCGGATTGACCCAACAACCACGCAAGCTGAATGTGTTCTTGCCGTTCTTCGTGTCCACCAATCTGCCGTACTCGGTGAAGCGTGGTGAGATCGTATCCATCCCGGTGGTCATCTTCAACTACATGGAATCGGGCCAGACTGCAGAGGTAACGTTCGACAACAGCGAGTACGAGTTCGAGTTTGCCGATGTGGAGaacgaaattcatgaaaattcga AAGCGGAAACGTCCCGCAAAAAGACCGTCGAGGTGCCGTCCAACAGTGGCCGCACGGTTTCGTTCATGATTCGACCGACCAAGCTGGGACACATCACGATCAAGGTAACCGCCACGACGGCACTGGCTGGTGATGGAGTTGAGAGACAGCTGCTCGTAGAACCGGAGGGACTTCCGCAGTTCGTGAACAAGGCCGCGTTCGTTGATATGCGATCGGCTCCGGAAGTGATGAAGAACTTTACCGTCGAGGTGCCGAAAAATGCCGTGCCTGATTCGACGCGCGTCGAGGTGTCGGTGATTG GTGACGTGCTGGGATCTACCGTGCAGAACCTCGACTCGCTCATCCGAATGCCGTATGGATGTGGTGAGCAGAACATGCTGAACTTTGTTCCGAACATTGTCGTTCTGGATTATCTGAAGGGAACGGATCAGTTGACCAGCAAGATTGAGCAGAAGGCAAAGAAGTTTATGGAGTCCGGCTATCAGCGAGAGTTGACCTACCGACACGATGATGGATCGTTCAGTGCGTTTGGAAATTCAGATCCTAAGGGTAGCACGTGGTTGACGGCGTTTGTTGCCCGTTCGTTCAAGCAGGCTGCCAGCCATATCAGTGTCGAGGAAGCGATCATCGATAAGGCTTTGGAATGGCTGAGCGACCAACAGGCCTCCAACGGAAGCTTCCCAGAGGTTGGTAAGGTTTCGCACAAGGATATGCAGGGAGGATCTGGCGAGGGAATCGCATTGACCGCTTACACGCTGATCGCGTTCTTGGAAAACAGGAATCTGCTTCCGAAGTATCAGAACATCGTGAACAAGGCAGTGGATTACGTTGCACGTAATATCGATGGATTGAACGACGTTTATGCTCTAGCAATTGCCGCCTATGCGCTGCAGTTGGCTGATCACAGCTCGAAGGACTTTACCCTGTCGCAGTTGGACGGCAAGGCCACAACCGATGGAGACACCAAGTGGTGGCATAAACCAATCCCGGAAAGCGACAGCAAGAATCCTTGGTACGGAAAGCCAAACTCGGTGAATGTGGAGATGAGTTCTTACGCCATGCTATCGTTCTTGGAGGCCGGTTTGGACACTGATGCGTTGCCAATTATGAAGTGGCTGATCAGTCAGCGTAACGACAAGGGTGGATTCCAGTCGACCCAAGATACGGTCGTTGGACTGCAAGCTTTGGCCAAATTAGCTGCAAAGATCTCCTCAAAGAACAACGATGTTACGATCGTTGTTTCGTACAATGAAAACCAGCAACGTGAGATCAAGGTGAACTCCGAGAATAACCTGATCCTGCAAAAGTTTGAGCTTCCTTCCACTGCGAAAAATGTAGACATCAAGGCCACTGGACGTGGATTTGCTATCGTGTCGCTGGGATACAAGTACAATATGAACGTAACTGGAGAATGGCCACGTTTTGTGCTGGATCCTCAGGTGAATAAGAACTCCAATCAAGACTATCTTCATTTGTCGGTTTGCACTAGTTTTGTTCCGACGACGGGCCAAAACAGTTCCAACATGGCAGTCATGGAGGTTGGTTTCCCAAGTGGGTTCACCGCAGATTCGGATACGCTACCGTCGCTGGAGAACATGGACTACATCAAG AAAGTGGAACTGAAGGACGGCGACACGATCGTGGTACTCTACTTTGACAGTTTGGACCGTAACGAGTTGTGCCCAACGATTTCAGCGTTCCGGACGCACAAGGTAGCCAAGCagaagcctgctccggtggtcATCTACGATTACTACGACAACT CTCGTATCGCTCGCCAGTTCTACGATGGACCCAAGTCGACGGTGTGCGACATCTGCGAGAATGAAGACTGTGGCGAGTCGTGCTCGATCCGGTCACAGAAGCAGCGTTCTCCCAAGGATGACAACGGCACTGCGGATGTTAGGGCAGTTAGTGGTGCTGTTACAGTTGGTGCGTTGTCCACGATGCATGTGTTGGTGGCTGTTTTATTGCTGAAAATGTTTTACTAA